The genomic window CTGGGTTTTATTggtttttcatatttcattctTTACCCAAAAAAGAGGAGAGACCCTGAATACAAATTTGTTACAAGGGGCAAACTATCATTTCCACATAATGTGTCAATCTATTCAAAGCTTCACATCTCTCACCCTTGAGAACTTTCAACTAtgaagattggtttgtttgAATTCAGGTCCCCCTgggccaaaattgtgttcaaatgccccacccaagtGCTGGATTCCATTAACAGTTTTTTTGTAGAAGGCAAATCAGCGGCTGTGACATTCTTGAAAACCTGAGccatcaaagacaaaaattcatCATGATTTGTTTCACCTCAGTAAGGAATAGACAATAAGCTTTAATTAATGAGTAATTcatttattatgaaaataagCCAAGACatcaaaaaaagaataattcttacaaaaagTGACCATAACTTTCTCTTTAACTTTAACATTAATAAGTTCTGTTTTTAGTCAATAACCCACCAAATGGTTGAACTTCTTTCATCCACTTGATAGAAGAATCACCATGCAGTCCTTACTTACTGATCAACCATAAACTATGTgtaaagaaatacattttacaTTCTTGGGAAATTGTAATAGAGTAAAACAGACTACACTGTAACTGTTGAGCATTGGATGCTAAGGTTAAAGTTGTGATAGAAAGCATTTTTTCCAAAGTCAAAATACAATATTATCAATAGAATAAAAGTAACTTGTCCAGtctatacaaaaataaattttctgtaCAATCAAACAGTGGCACAACAAAAACTCACTGTGGAGGGGAAATATTAAAGCTGGATAGGGGAAGCTGGTGGAAGACACTTCTAAAGTGATCATGAGGCATGATGCCCCACAAACCCCAAGGCCCAGCTCCTTTCTTTACCATACTTAAACTCACACTCACAATACTTGCACAAATATAGCAATAGTATAAGTAAGTGATAGCAAGTAAATGCCCCTTCATTCAAAGTTTTTTAGAAAACATCTTAACAAGGAACTGAGGCTACACAAGGAAGGGTAGGAACTTCAAATAAATGTTTGATATTACTGTAAGAGTTTGACTGAGTTAAGCATGACTTGTCAACTTTTCTGGAGTTTCCTGCAACATAATTTCTATCGGTTGATCCTTGCaaggctttgaaaaatttctccCATCCATAATAGCTGCACTCAATTATCATTGTAGTCAGAGCACAAGGCTGTCTGTCTGGTGACTTCCTAGCTTCAACCAAGGCTTCAATGTAATCACCTTTACATGAATTTGTCCAGACATTGTAAATTGGTGTGggaaatggattaagctttgaCAAGCAATAACTACTAAGAATGCGGCAAAGCCTTCCATTTCCATCAGAAAATGGGTGCAGATCAAgaagttcaaacaaaaaccaGGAACATGTCTTCAATAAGCTGTAAACATTAATGTCTTCGTTGAGTCCTCCTTTCTCCTTGATACAGGAATCATAGAGAAAGTTGTATTTGTCAAGTAAGTTAATGACTGTACTTTCCATATCGTCAGGATTTGCGTAGTGGTATATCTCCCCTTTAAATTCTGTAACTCTTGGTTTGTTACTCATTTCTCCGGGTTTTGTTAAACCTCCAGGCTGGGGAATATTCTGTAGTATCAAACGGTGAGTCTCTTTAAGTAAACCGACCTCCAGGAGTCCATAATCACTGGTTCGTTCTTCACTCTTAATTTTTTCTAACAAGCTTTCATAAGCATTAATTAAGTTTACTGTTTCTTGTTCTTCAAGGGAGAAGGAATTGCCAGCCGACATGCGTCTTTCAGAAGAACAATTTCTAAGAAAGATTTCGGTATCCTTGAAAGTAGCGATTCCATGTCCTTCTTCGCGATTGACATGAAAAACAAACTCGACGAGAAAAtcttcttttaccttttttatcaaATCCTCGTGATAGCGGTTCTCCGCTACAGCTTTTTCCCAGCGCTTGTGATACTGCGTGATGCTATTGATCATTTCTGTAACCGTTT from Pocillopora verrucosa isolate sample1 chromosome 8, ASM3666991v2, whole genome shotgun sequence includes these protein-coding regions:
- the LOC131791053 gene encoding uncharacterized protein, with product MDKAKRYPVRSLISFDALENPSWHSSTRSKETPTKTVTEMINSITQYHKRWEKAVAENRYHEDLIKKVKEDFLVEFVFHVNREEGHGIATFKDTEIFLRNCSSERRMSAGNSFSLEEQETVNLINAYESLLEKIKSEERTSDYGLLEVGLLKETHRLILQNIPQPGGLTKPGEMSNKPRVTEFKGEIYHYANPDDMESTVINLLDKYNFLYDSCIKEKGGLNEDINVYSLLKTCSWFLFELLDLHPFSDGNGRLCRILSSYCLSKLNPFPTPIYNVWTNSCKGDYIEALVEARKSPDRQPCALTTMIIECSYYGWEKFFKALQGSTDRNYVAGNSRKVDKSCLTQSNSYSNIKHLFEVPTLPCVASVPC